From the Ferrigenium kumadai genome, one window contains:
- the ispC gene encoding 1-deoxy-D-xylulose-5-phosphate reductoisomerase, producing the protein MQRLTVLGSTGSIGTSTLDVVARHPDRFQVIALTGNSQVGLLFRQCVQFKPRYAVLLDEDSASQLRQSLREAGVDTEVLCGVEALEQVSVLPEVDAVMAAIVGAAGLRPTLAAAKAGKKILLANKETLVMAGNVFMDAVHASGSALLPIDSEHNAIFQSLPHNYRGDMQRSGVSKILLTASGGPFRKTPLADLQNVTPEQACAHPNWSMGRKISVDSATMMNKGLEVIEARWLFNAGADDIQVVVHPQSMIHSLVQYIDGSVLAQLGNPDMRTPIAYGLSWPERIDAGVAPLDLFKVATMNFEAPDFERFPCLALAYQALRAAGTAPAMLNAANEVAVAAFLDRQIPFLYIPRVIAAVLDALPVYPVHSLDDVLGADAEARRVAELQIRQVT; encoded by the coding sequence ATGCAGAGACTGACCGTATTGGGTTCCACCGGCAGCATCGGCACCAGCACGCTGGACGTGGTGGCGCGCCATCCCGACCGTTTCCAGGTCATCGCCCTGACGGGGAACAGCCAGGTCGGCCTGTTGTTCCGCCAGTGCGTGCAATTCAAGCCGCGTTATGCCGTGCTGCTGGATGAGGACTCCGCCTCGCAGTTGCGCCAGTCGCTGCGCGAGGCCGGCGTGGACACCGAGGTGCTGTGCGGCGTCGAGGCGCTGGAGCAGGTGTCGGTGCTGCCCGAGGTGGATGCCGTGATGGCGGCCATCGTCGGTGCCGCGGGGCTGCGGCCCACGCTGGCGGCGGCAAAAGCGGGCAAGAAGATCCTGCTGGCGAACAAGGAAACACTGGTGATGGCGGGCAACGTGTTCATGGACGCGGTGCATGCCAGCGGTTCGGCGCTGCTGCCCATCGACAGCGAACACAATGCGATCTTCCAGTCCCTGCCGCACAACTATCGCGGCGACATGCAACGCAGCGGGGTGAGCAAGATACTGTTGACCGCGTCGGGCGGGCCGTTCCGCAAGACCCCGCTTGCCGACTTGCAGAACGTCACGCCGGAGCAGGCCTGCGCACACCCGAACTGGAGCATGGGCCGCAAGATCTCGGTGGACTCCGCCACCATGATGAACAAGGGGCTGGAGGTCATCGAGGCGCGCTGGCTTTTCAATGCGGGTGCGGACGACATCCAGGTCGTGGTGCATCCGCAGAGCATGATCCATTCGCTGGTGCAGTACATCGACGGTTCGGTGCTGGCGCAACTGGGCAATCCCGACATGCGCACGCCCATCGCGTACGGCCTTTCCTGGCCGGAGCGCATCGATGCGGGTGTGGCGCCGCTGGACCTGTTCAAGGTGGCGACGATGAATTTCGAAGCACCCGATTTCGAGCGTTTCCCCTGCCTGGCGCTGGCCTATCAGGCGCTGCGCGCCGCGGGTACGGCACCGGCCATGCTCAACGCCGCGAACGAAGTGGCCGTGGCCGCATTCCTCGACCGGCAGATCCCCTTCCTCTACATCCCTCGCGTCATCGCGGCGGTGCTCGATGCCTTGCCGGTCTATCCGGTGCATAGCTTGGATGACGTGCTCGGCGCCGATGCCGAGGCTCGCCGCGTTGCGGAACTGCAGATCCGGCAGGTGACATGA
- the bamA gene encoding outer membrane protein assembly factor BamA yields the protein MKLKKLAGLISLLCMSPAWAIEPFTVTDIRVEGIQRTEAGTVFSYLPVKVGDTMDDQQAAAAIRALYATGFFKDVRLEVEQGVLIVLVRERPSIASIELNGIKDFPKDQLKDNMKYVGLAEARIFDKGALDKAVQELKRQYVARGKYGVSVNTTVTELERNRVAIAFNVVEGEVSKIKQINLVGNQAYTEKELLDLMKLNTSDWMSWFSKNDQYSKQKLSADMEAMRSFYMDSGYLEFNIDSTQVSITPDKKDIYITINLTEGPKYTVSKVGVSGNTIVPKEEIESLIQVKAGDTFSRKALTETSKKVGERLGQEGYAFANVNAVPEMDKEKHEVAFNFVVDPGQRVYIRRINIAGNDKTRDEVIRREFRQVEGAWFDMEKIKKSKQRVDKLDFFSEVNVETPPVQGASDQMDVNVSIKEKNTGNLSVGAGFAQGEGLSLNAGISQANLFGSGNHAAVQLNTGKVNQVYSFSYTNPYFTDDGVSRGFDLYKRNTDSTSTAVSQYSSHTLGGGVRFGVPIADEETISYGLSFERTQLGLQQNAPARLTQYVNTFGATNSNLLGTIGWGRDSRDSAIYTTDGTVQRAFAEVALPVLDMRYYKLNYQHQWFYPVSTDVTLMLNGEAGIAGGYGGKPLPFFKNFYGGGIGSVRGYDSNSLGPRDATNAVLGGTRRVVGNAELLIPFPGIKEKSVRLSGFVDGGAVYGPGDLPGSAGLRYSAGAAVTWISPVGPIKFSYAVPLNQQQVDRLQKFQFSLGQIF from the coding sequence ATGAAATTGAAAAAACTGGCGGGATTGATCTCCCTGCTTTGCATGTCTCCTGCTTGGGCAATCGAACCATTCACTGTCACAGACATCCGCGTCGAAGGCATCCAGCGTACCGAGGCCGGTACGGTGTTCAGCTATCTGCCGGTCAAGGTCGGCGACACCATGGACGACCAGCAGGCGGCGGCGGCGATCCGCGCCCTGTATGCCACCGGATTCTTCAAGGATGTGCGCCTGGAGGTCGAGCAGGGCGTGCTGATCGTGCTGGTGCGCGAGCGTCCGTCGATCGCCAGTATCGAACTCAACGGCATCAAGGATTTCCCCAAGGACCAGCTCAAGGACAACATGAAGTACGTGGGGCTGGCCGAGGCACGCATCTTCGACAAGGGAGCACTCGATAAGGCGGTCCAGGAACTGAAGCGCCAGTATGTGGCGCGCGGCAAGTACGGCGTAAGCGTGAACACCACCGTCACCGAACTGGAGCGCAATCGCGTGGCCATCGCGTTCAACGTGGTGGAAGGCGAGGTCTCCAAGATCAAGCAGATCAACCTCGTCGGCAACCAGGCATATACGGAAAAAGAACTGCTCGATTTGATGAAGCTCAATACGTCCGACTGGATGAGCTGGTTCAGCAAAAACGACCAGTATTCCAAGCAGAAGCTGTCGGCCGACATGGAGGCGATGCGCTCGTTCTACATGGACAGCGGATATCTGGAATTCAACATCGATTCCACGCAAGTTTCGATCACGCCCGACAAGAAAGATATCTACATCACCATCAATCTTACCGAGGGGCCGAAATATACCGTTTCGAAAGTCGGCGTGTCGGGCAACACCATCGTTCCCAAAGAAGAGATCGAGAGCCTGATCCAGGTGAAGGCGGGAGACACATTCTCGCGCAAGGCGCTGACCGAGACCAGCAAGAAGGTCGGAGAACGTCTGGGACAGGAGGGTTATGCCTTCGCCAATGTGAATGCGGTTCCCGAAATGGACAAGGAAAAGCATGAGGTGGCATTCAACTTCGTGGTCGATCCGGGGCAGCGGGTGTATATCCGCCGCATCAACATCGCCGGCAACGATAAGACGCGCGACGAGGTGATCCGCCGAGAGTTCCGCCAGGTCGAGGGCGCGTGGTTTGACATGGAGAAGATCAAGAAATCCAAGCAGCGCGTGGACAAGCTGGACTTCTTTTCCGAGGTGAACGTGGAAACGCCGCCGGTGCAGGGTGCGAGCGATCAGATGGATGTGAATGTCTCGATCAAGGAAAAAAACACCGGCAATCTTTCGGTGGGGGCGGGTTTTGCTCAGGGCGAGGGGTTGTCGCTGAACGCCGGGATCAGCCAGGCCAATCTGTTCGGTAGCGGCAACCATGCTGCGGTGCAGCTCAATACCGGCAAGGTCAACCAGGTCTATTCGTTTTCCTATACCAATCCTTATTTCACCGACGACGGCGTGAGCCGTGGCTTTGATCTTTATAAACGCAACACCGATTCGACCAGCACGGCAGTGAGTCAGTATTCCTCTCATACCTTGGGTGGCGGTGTGCGCTTTGGCGTGCCGATTGCCGACGAAGAGACGATTAGTTACGGCCTGTCGTTCGAACGGACGCAACTGGGCTTGCAGCAAAACGCTCCGGCGCGCCTGACCCAATACGTCAATACCTTCGGCGCAACTAACAGCAATCTCCTGGGTACGATAGGCTGGGGCCGTGACAGCCGCGACAGCGCGATCTATACGACCGACGGGACGGTGCAGCGCGCATTCGCCGAGGTTGCCCTGCCGGTGCTGGATATGCGTTATTACAAATTGAACTACCAACACCAGTGGTTCTATCCGGTGAGCACCGATGTTACCCTGATGCTGAACGGCGAGGCCGGCATCGCGGGCGGTTATGGCGGCAAACCGCTGCCGTTCTTCAAGAACTTCTACGGAGGCGGTATCGGTTCGGTGCGCGGCTATGATTCCAATTCGCTGGGGCCGCGCGATGCGACTAATGCCGTGCTGGGAGGTACGCGTCGCGTGGTCGGTAATGCGGAACTGCTGATTCCGTTCCCCGGAATCAAGGAAAAGTCCGTACGCCTGAGCGGGTTCGTCGACGGTGGTGCAGTATATGGTCCGGGCGATCTGCCCGGCAGTGCGGGTTTGCGCTATTCCGCGGGTGCAGCTGTTACCTGGATTTCGCCGGTAGGGCCGATCAAGTTCAGTTATGCCGTGCCGCTCAACCAGCAGCAAGTGGATAGACTGCAAAAGTTCCAGTTTAGTCTGGGGCAGATATTCTGA
- the lpxA gene encoding acyl-ACP--UDP-N-acetylglucosamine O-acyltransferase — protein sequence MIHPTAIVHPNAKLADDVEVGAYSIIGEHVEIGAGTVVGPHVVINGHTRIGKHNRIFQFCSLGEIPQDKKYANEPTRLEIGDHNTIREFCTFNLGTAQDVGVTRVGNHNWIMAYVHLAHDCQVGNHTIFANNAQLAGHVHVDDYAILGGFTVVHQFVRIGAHIITGMGTILFKDVPTYVLASGNPSAPHGINSEGLKRRGFSSEAIMAIKRAYKTLYKSGLSLEEARAEIESQVAEHAELQPLAEFLATSERGIVR from the coding sequence ATGATCCATCCGACCGCTATCGTCCATCCGAACGCCAAACTTGCCGACGATGTCGAGGTGGGCGCGTATTCGATCATCGGCGAGCATGTCGAGATCGGCGCAGGTACGGTCGTCGGTCCGCATGTGGTGATCAACGGCCACACCCGTATCGGCAAGCACAACCGCATCTTCCAGTTCTGCTCGCTGGGCGAGATTCCGCAGGACAAGAAGTACGCCAATGAACCGACGCGGCTGGAAATCGGCGACCACAATACCATCCGCGAGTTCTGCACCTTCAACCTCGGTACGGCGCAGGATGTCGGCGTTACGCGTGTCGGAAACCACAACTGGATCATGGCCTACGTGCATCTGGCGCACGATTGCCAGGTCGGCAACCACACCATCTTCGCCAACAATGCGCAGCTGGCCGGGCACGTCCATGTCGATGACTACGCGATCCTCGGCGGTTTCACTGTGGTGCACCAGTTCGTCAGGATAGGCGCGCACATCATCACCGGTATGGGCACCATCCTGTTCAAGGATGTGCCGACCTACGTGCTGGCTTCCGGCAACCCCAGCGCGCCGCACGGCATCAACTCCGAGGGCTTGAAGCGGCGCGGCTTCTCCAGCGAGGCGATCATGGCGATCAAGCGCGCCTACAAGACGCTGTACAAGTCGGGCCTCAGCCTCGAAGAGGCAAGGGCCGAGATCGAATCGCAGGTCGCGGAACATGCCGAGCTGCAGCCGCTGGCAGAGTTCCTCGCCACATCGGAACGGGGCATAGTCCGTTAA
- the lpxD gene encoding UDP-3-O-(3-hydroxymyristoyl)glucosamine N-acyltransferase codes for MKVSYRLADIAAQLGGRVLGDGELRVAQVATLDNAQSQHISFLTNSKYRSQLATTKAGAVIVGEADADATELPRIVSNNPYAYFAKVSALLNPLPQSKPGVHPAAVIGEGALIDPTASIAATAVIGEGAVIGANSVIGEGCCIGANVVIGHRARLYPRVTIYRDCVIGDDLIAHSGAVIGSDGFGFAMEEGRWIKIQQIGRVVIGNDVEIGANTTIDRGALDDTVIEDGVKLDNQIQVAHNVRIGAHTAIAGCVGIAGSATIGKYCRIGGSAGILGHLQIADHVEIASFTLIGKSIPEPGSYAGIMPFSRNDEWRKNAVHMRHLDDMAKRLKKLEKEIESLKGKNA; via the coding sequence ATGAAAGTTTCCTATCGGTTGGCTGACATCGCGGCGCAACTTGGCGGGCGCGTGCTGGGCGACGGCGAGCTGCGCGTCGCCCAGGTCGCGACGCTGGATAACGCGCAATCTCAGCACATCAGCTTCCTGACCAACAGCAAGTACCGCTCGCAACTCGCCACGACGAAAGCGGGCGCTGTCATCGTCGGCGAGGCGGATGCCGATGCGACCGAGTTGCCGCGTATCGTTTCGAACAATCCCTATGCCTATTTCGCCAAGGTCTCGGCCCTGCTCAATCCGTTGCCGCAAAGCAAGCCGGGCGTGCATCCGGCAGCGGTGATCGGCGAAGGTGCGCTTATCGACCCGACGGCAAGTATCGCTGCGACCGCGGTGATCGGCGAAGGCGCGGTGATCGGTGCAAATTCGGTGATCGGCGAAGGTTGCTGCATCGGCGCGAATGTGGTGATCGGTCACCGTGCGCGCCTGTACCCACGCGTGACGATCTATCGCGATTGCGTGATCGGTGACGACCTGATCGCGCATTCCGGCGCGGTGATCGGTTCGGACGGTTTCGGCTTTGCGATGGAAGAGGGACGCTGGATCAAGATCCAGCAGATCGGACGTGTGGTGATCGGCAACGACGTCGAGATCGGCGCGAACACCACCATCGACCGCGGTGCGCTGGACGACACCGTGATCGAGGACGGCGTGAAGCTGGACAACCAGATCCAGGTCGCGCATAACGTGCGCATCGGCGCGCATACCGCCATCGCCGGCTGCGTCGGCATCGCCGGCAGCGCCACCATCGGCAAGTATTGCCGCATCGGCGGCAGCGCCGGCATCCTGGGGCATCTGCAGATCGCGGACCACGTCGAGATCGCCTCGTTCACCCTGATAGGAAAGTCCATTCCAGAGCCGGGCAGTTATGCCGGGATCATGCCCTTCAGCAGGAACGACGAGTGGCGCAAGAACGCCGTGCACATGCGCCATCTGGACGACATGGCGAAACGCCTTAAGAAGCTTGAAAAAGAAATCGAATCATTGAAAGGAAAGAACGCATGA
- the fabZ gene encoding 3-hydroxyacyl-ACP dehydratase FabZ has protein sequence MSTTMDIHAILESLPHRYPFLLVDRVLSVEPGKEIVALKNVTINEPFFPGHYPHHPVMPGVLIIEAMAQVAALLSFKSMDSKPDEKSVYYFAGIDNARFKRPVSPGDQLIFKVSLTRSMRGVFKFAATAEVDGQLAAEAELMCTVKSVA, from the coding sequence ATGAGCACCACCATGGACATCCACGCCATTCTCGAGAGCCTGCCGCACCGTTACCCCTTCCTGCTGGTGGATCGAGTGCTGTCGGTCGAACCGGGCAAGGAGATCGTTGCGCTGAAGAACGTCACCATCAACGAACCGTTCTTCCCCGGCCATTACCCTCATCATCCGGTGATGCCCGGCGTGCTGATCATCGAGGCGATGGCGCAGGTCGCGGCGCTGCTGTCGTTCAAGTCCATGGACAGCAAGCCGGACGAGAAATCGGTTTATTACTTCGCGGGCATCGACAACGCGCGCTTCAAGCGCCCGGTCAGCCCCGGCGACCAGTTGATCTTCAAGGTCTCGCTGACTCGCAGCATGCGCGGCGTGTTCAAGTTCGCCGCCACTGCCGAAGTGGACGGGCAACTGGCCGCCGAGGCTGAACTGATGTGCACGGTCAAATCGGTGGCGTGA
- a CDS encoding isoprenyl transferase, with protein MALFKSSTRNIPDAPPVPRHIAVIMDGNGRWAKQRFMPRVAGHQRGVEALREVVKACRDLGVEYLTVFAFSSENWRRPADEVSFLMSLFMKMLEREVVRLHEKNIRVKIIGDRSRFDDKLNQAMQDAETLTANNVGLTLTIAANYGGRWDVMNAVQTMLKEHPEFAQGFKEEDLSPYLCLSEAPEPDLFIRTGGEQRISNFMLWQLAYTELYFTDVLWPAFGREELEAAIASYQKRERRFGRTSEQLASEQPKGGFDA; from the coding sequence ATGGCTCTCTTCAAAAGTTCTACCCGCAACATTCCCGACGCCCCTCCCGTCCCGCGCCATATCGCCGTCATCATGGACGGCAACGGGCGCTGGGCCAAGCAGCGCTTCATGCCGCGCGTGGCAGGGCACCAGCGCGGAGTGGAGGCACTGCGCGAGGTGGTCAAAGCCTGTCGCGACCTGGGCGTGGAATACCTGACGGTATTCGCCTTCAGCAGCGAGAACTGGCGGCGTCCTGCCGACGAAGTTTCCTTCCTGATGTCGCTGTTCATGAAGATGCTGGAACGTGAGGTCGTCAGGCTGCACGAGAAAAACATCCGAGTGAAGATCATCGGCGACCGCAGCCGTTTCGACGATAAGCTCAATCAGGCCATGCAGGATGCCGAAACACTGACCGCGAATAACGTCGGCCTGACCCTGACCATCGCCGCCAACTACGGCGGACGCTGGGACGTGATGAACGCTGTGCAGACGATGCTCAAGGAGCATCCGGAATTCGCTCAGGGCTTCAAGGAAGAAGACCTGTCCCCCTATCTTTGCCTGAGCGAGGCGCCAGAGCCGGACTTGTTCATCCGCACCGGCGGCGAGCAGCGCATCAGCAACTTCATGCTGTGGCAGCTGGCCTATACCGAGCTTTATTTCACCGATGTGCTGTGGCCGGCGTTCGGCCGCGAGGAGCTGGAAGCGGCGATTGCCTCCTACCAGAAGCGGGAGCGCCGTTTCGGGCGGACCAGCGAACAGTTGGCGAGCGAGCAGCCGAAAGGGGGCTTCGATGCTTAA
- the rseP gene encoding RIP metalloprotease RseP yields MTTLLAFVGAIALLVVFHELGHYLVARLCDVKVLRFSIGFGKVIYRKRFADSETEWAISAIPLGGYVKMLDEREGAVSPGELHRTFNRKPVLQRMAIVVSGPLANFLLAIVLYWALFVHGVPGVKPVLGEVPQGTPAASAQMQAGETITHINGEAVPSWQDARWLLLDLALQQSEVQIEGRGAQGERLSHVLDMHGLEAKDLDGEFLDKLGLHLYQPVIPPVIGQVAEDSVAQRAGLRQGDEIFRANGAAVQRWNDVVAVVRAHPEQAVQFDIRRGEATLSVALVPQAVEEGGKRIGKIGAAPQVDKAAWKAMLTEVSYGPLDAAGQALRKTWETSVISLKMLGKMVLGEVSMKNLSGPITIADYAGQSAGMGIVAYLGFLALISISLGVLNLLPIPLLDGGHLLYYVAELVKGSPVSEQAWEIGQRIGIALLGTLMVFAIYNDINRLISG; encoded by the coding sequence ATGACGACGCTGCTGGCCTTTGTCGGCGCGATCGCGCTGCTGGTGGTGTTCCACGAATTGGGTCACTACCTGGTGGCGCGCCTTTGCGACGTGAAAGTGCTGCGCTTTTCCATCGGCTTCGGCAAGGTCATCTATCGCAAGCGTTTTGCCGACAGCGAGACCGAGTGGGCGATCTCGGCGATCCCGCTGGGCGGCTACGTCAAGATGCTGGACGAGCGCGAAGGCGCCGTCTCCCCCGGTGAGCTGCACCGCACCTTCAACAGAAAGCCGGTGCTGCAGCGCATGGCCATCGTGGTGTCCGGGCCGCTGGCGAACTTCCTGCTCGCCATCGTGCTGTACTGGGCGTTGTTCGTGCACGGCGTGCCCGGCGTGAAGCCCGTGCTTGGCGAGGTTCCGCAGGGCACTCCGGCGGCCAGCGCGCAGATGCAGGCGGGTGAAACCATCACGCACATCAATGGCGAAGCAGTCCCAAGCTGGCAGGATGCACGCTGGCTGCTGCTGGACCTTGCTTTGCAACAGTCTGAGGTGCAGATCGAGGGGCGCGGCGCGCAGGGCGAACGCCTATCCCATGTGCTCGATATGCACGGACTGGAGGCCAAGGACCTCGACGGCGAGTTCCTCGACAAGCTGGGGCTGCACTTGTACCAGCCGGTCATCCCGCCCGTGATCGGCCAGGTCGCCGAAGACAGCGTGGCGCAGCGCGCCGGGCTGCGGCAGGGCGATGAAATTTTTCGGGCCAACGGCGCTGCGGTGCAGCGCTGGAACGATGTGGTCGCAGTGGTACGCGCCCATCCGGAACAGGCGGTACAGTTCGACATCCGGCGCGGCGAAGCGACCTTGAGCGTAGCACTCGTGCCGCAGGCTGTGGAGGAGGGGGGCAAGCGGATCGGCAAGATCGGCGCGGCCCCGCAGGTCGACAAGGCGGCGTGGAAGGCGATGCTGACCGAGGTGAGCTATGGCCCGCTTGATGCCGCCGGGCAAGCTCTGCGCAAGACCTGGGAGACTTCCGTCATCAGCCTGAAGATGCTGGGCAAGATGGTGCTGGGCGAAGTGTCGATGAAGAACCTGAGCGGGCCGATCACCATTGCCGACTATGCGGGGCAGTCGGCCGGAATGGGCATCGTGGCTTACCTTGGCTTCCTGGCACTGATCAGCATCAGCCTGGGCGTGCTGAATCTGTTGCCCATCCCCTTATTGGACGGCGGTCACTTGCTGTATTATGTCGCCGAGTTGGTAAAGGGGAGTCCGGTCTCCGAGCAGGCTTGGGAGATCGGTCAGAGGATCGGCATTGCGTTGCTCGGCACGCTGATGGTTTTTGCCATATATAACGATATAAATCGCCTTATTTCAGGGTAG
- a CDS encoding OmpH family outer membrane protein: MKTVINAGLLSILLGMGMAAQAADFKVGVVDTERVLRESAPAMKAEKKIEKEFSGRDQEIKKLMKQAKETQALLEKESGTLSDADHRNKERELTAMNVNLQRMQREFREDLNLRKNEELAVVLELANKAIQSIAEAEKYDLILQEAVYRNPKIDITDKVIKHLAVEKTDAK, translated from the coding sequence ATGAAAACAGTGATCAATGCAGGGCTTTTGTCCATCCTGCTGGGCATGGGAATGGCAGCACAGGCCGCGGACTTCAAGGTGGGGGTGGTGGACACAGAGCGCGTGTTGCGTGAGTCTGCACCAGCGATGAAGGCGGAAAAGAAGATCGAGAAGGAATTTTCCGGGCGCGACCAGGAAATCAAGAAGCTGATGAAGCAAGCGAAGGAGACGCAAGCCCTGTTGGAGAAGGAAAGCGGCACGCTGTCGGACGCCGATCATCGCAACAAGGAGCGCGAGCTGACTGCCATGAACGTGAACCTGCAGCGCATGCAGCGCGAGTTCCGTGAAGACCTGAACCTGCGCAAGAACGAGGAGCTGGCTGTCGTGCTGGAACTGGCCAACAAGGCGATCCAGTCCATCGCAGAAGCGGAAAAATACGACCTTATCCTGCAGGAAGCGGTGTACCGCAATCCCAAGATCGACATCACCGACAAGGTGATCAAGCATCTCGCCGTCGAAAAGACCGACGCCAAGTAA
- the frr gene encoding ribosome recycling factor: MQKSLEALKTDLGKVRTGRAHTGLLDHVMVDYYGSPTHVNQVANITLVDARTIGVQPYERNMVGPVEKAIRDSDLGLNPASQGELIRVPMPMLTEERRRDLIKVVKAEGENAKIAVRNIRRDANNHLKDALKKKEIAEDEERRTQDDIQKLTDRYVAEIDKTLVAKEADLMAV; the protein is encoded by the coding sequence ATGCAGAAGTCGCTGGAGGCGCTGAAGACGGACCTGGGCAAGGTGCGTACCGGACGTGCCCACACCGGCCTGCTGGATCACGTGATGGTGGATTACTACGGTAGCCCGACCCATGTGAACCAGGTGGCGAACATCACCCTGGTCGACGCGCGCACCATCGGCGTCCAGCCTTACGAACGGAACATGGTCGGCCCGGTGGAAAAGGCTATCCGCGATTCCGATCTTGGGCTGAACCCGGCAAGCCAGGGCGAACTGATCCGCGTGCCGATGCCCATGTTGACCGAGGAGCGTCGCCGCGACCTGATCAAGGTGGTCAAGGCCGAGGGCGAGAACGCCAAGATCGCGGTGCGCAACATCCGCCGCGACGCCAATAATCACCTGAAAGACGCGCTCAAGAAAAAAGAGATCGCCGAAGACGAAGAGCGCCGCACCCAGGACGATATCCAGAAGCTGACTGACCGCTACGTCGCCGAGATCGACAAGACGCTGGTTGCCAAAGAAGCCGATCTGATGGCAGTCTAA
- the pyrH gene encoding UMP kinase produces MKPAYKRILLKLSGEALMGDDSYGINREVIERIVAEIKEVVDLGVEVAIVIGGGNIFRGVAPAAAGMDRATADYMGMLATVMNSMALQDAMKRTGVDCRVQSALSLEQVAEPFIRGKALRYLEDGKVVIFAAGIGSPFFTTDTAAALRGVEMSADVVIKATKVDGIYTADPKKDPNAIRYQSLSFDEAISKNLKVMDATALTLCRDQKLPIIVFSIFKIGALKRVVFGEGEGTLVRID; encoded by the coding sequence ATGAAGCCGGCCTACAAACGCATCCTGCTCAAGCTGTCCGGCGAAGCCCTGATGGGCGACGACAGCTACGGCATCAACCGCGAGGTGATCGAGCGCATCGTCGCCGAGATCAAGGAAGTGGTCGATCTGGGTGTGGAGGTGGCGATCGTGATCGGCGGCGGCAACATCTTCCGCGGCGTGGCTCCGGCCGCGGCGGGGATGGATCGCGCCACCGCCGATTACATGGGCATGCTGGCCACGGTGATGAACTCGATGGCCCTGCAGGACGCGATGAAGCGCACCGGGGTGGATTGCCGCGTGCAGTCCGCGCTGAGCCTGGAGCAGGTGGCCGAGCCGTTCATTCGCGGCAAGGCGCTGCGCTATCTGGAAGACGGCAAGGTGGTGATCTTCGCGGCCGGCATCGGCAGCCCGTTCTTCACCACCGACACCGCCGCCGCGCTGCGCGGCGTGGAGATGTCCGCCGACGTGGTGATCAAGGCCACTAAGGTGGACGGTATCTACACCGCCGATCCGAAGAAGGATCCCAACGCGATCCGCTACCAGAGCCTGAGCTTCGACGAGGCCATCAGCAAGAATCTCAAGGTGATGGATGCGACCGCGCTGACGCTGTGCCGCGACCAGAAGCTGCCCATCATCGTGTTCAGTATTTTCAAGATAGGTGCGCTGAAGCGTGTGGTATTCGGCGAAGGCGAAGGCACGCTGGTGCGTATCGATTGA
- a CDS encoding phosphatidate cytidylyltransferase, translated as MLKSRVITAVVLLVLFLAALFLLPAAAWALLVLVMVMQGAVEWARLSGLSGRKANVYWALTLALMGGMLVLDSYTTPAQQDYTHLGVYLVSALLWLVIVPSWLMAGWKVRRPLLMALTGWAVLLPTGLAMLDLREADPSPWMLLFVMCLVWVADISAYFAGRRFGKNKLAPDISPGKTWEGVAGAVFGVSAYVVLVWSFSPYFSTREILPPLLLASWWWVALAVIGDLFESAVKRQAGVKDSGALLPGHGGLLDRIDALTSTLPLAALAMLLQRIS; from the coding sequence ATGCTTAAATCGCGCGTGATCACCGCCGTGGTGCTGCTGGTGCTGTTTCTGGCGGCACTGTTCCTGTTGCCGGCGGCAGCTTGGGCACTGCTGGTTCTGGTAATGGTGATGCAGGGGGCTGTCGAGTGGGCGCGCCTGTCCGGCCTGAGCGGCAGGAAGGCGAACGTCTACTGGGCGTTGACGCTGGCGCTGATGGGAGGCATGTTGGTACTGGATTCCTACACGACGCCGGCGCAGCAGGACTATACCCATCTCGGGGTGTATCTGGTGTCCGCCTTGCTGTGGCTGGTCATCGTGCCGAGCTGGCTGATGGCCGGCTGGAAAGTCAGGCGACCGCTGCTGATGGCGCTGACCGGCTGGGCGGTGCTGTTGCCGACCGGTCTGGCGATGCTGGACTTGCGCGAGGCCGATCCCAGTCCGTGGATGCTGCTGTTCGTCATGTGCCTGGTGTGGGTCGCGGATATCTCAGCCTATTTCGCCGGCCGTCGCTTCGGCAAGAACAAGCTCGCGCCCGACATCAGCCCGGGCAAGACTTGGGAAGGTGTGGCGGGCGCGGTGTTCGGCGTATCGGCCTATGTGGTGCTGGTATGGAGCTTCAGCCCGTATTTTTCCACCCGCGAGATATTGCCGCCGTTGCTGCTGGCCTCATGGTGGTGGGTGGCGCTGGCGGTGATCGGCGACCTGTTCGAGTCGGCGGTCAAGCGCCAAGCGGGCGTGAAGGACAGCGGCGCGCTGCTGCCGGGACACGGCGGCCTGCTGGACCGTATCGACGCGCTGACCTCGACCCTGCCACTGGCCGCGCTGGCGATGTTGCTCCAGAGGATTAGTTAA